A single region of the Raphanus sativus cultivar WK10039 chromosome 1, ASM80110v3, whole genome shotgun sequence genome encodes:
- the LOC108806266 gene encoding probable serine/threonine-protein kinase PBL2, which produces MGNCLDSSAKVDNSSHNSASSASKVSSNNTSRSTVPLSTSSYSTGNSSLGSLPTQHRTEGEILSSPNLKAFSFNELKNATKNFRHDSLLGEGGFGCVFKGWIDETTLAASRPGSGIVVAVKKLKPEGFQGHKEWLTEVNYLGQLTHPNLVLLIGYCAEGENRLLVYEFMPKGSLENHLFRRGAQPLTWAIRMKVAVGAAKGLAFLHEAKSQVIYRDFKAANILLDSEFNAKLSDFGLAKAGPTGDATHVSTNVMGTQGYAAPEYVATGRLTAKSDVYSFGVVLLELISGRRAMDTSNGGVEYSLVDWAKPYLDDKRKLFRVMDTKLGGQYPHKGAYAAASLALQCLNPEAKLRPKMSVVLSTLEQIEAAAKPGAKHTQMEESPRARHSSAVMQKSPVRRYSQDRPLLNVTPGASPLPSYTQSPRVR; this is translated from the exons atgGGTAATTGCTTAGACTCATCAGCTAAAGTGGATAACAGCAGCCACAATTCTG CTTCCTCGGCCTCAAAAGTTTCGAGCAACAACACAAGCCGTTCCACAGTTCCTTTAAGCACAAGTTCTTACAGCACGGGAAACAGTAGTTTAGGATCATTACCTACGCAGCACAGGACAGAAGGAGAGATACTTTCATCGCCAAACCTAAAAGCTTTCTCTTTCAACGAACTAAAGAACGCAACCAAGAACTTTCGTCATGATAGTCTACTAGGAGAAGGAGGTTTCGGTTGCGTATTCAAAGGATGGATCGATGAAACAACCCTCGCTGCTTCACGACCTGGTTCCGGTATCGTTGTTGCTGTTAAGAAGCTCAAACCTGAAGGCTTTCAAGGTCATAAAGAGTGGTTG ACGGAAGTAAACTATCTTGGTCAGCTTACTCACCCAAATCTTGTATTACTGATTGGGTACTGCGCGGAAGGAGAAAACCGGCTTCTTGTATATGAGTTCATGCCTAAAGGAAGCTTGGAGAATCATCTTTTTAGAC GTGGGGCGCAGCCACTTACATGGGCAATAAGGATGAAAGTAGCAGTAGGTGCAGCTAAAGGGCTTGCTTTTCTTCATGAAGCAAAGTCACAAGTCATATATAGAGACTTCAAAGCTGCTAACATTCTACTAGACTCT GAGTTCAATGCTAAGCTTTCGGATTTCGGTTTGGCGAAAGCAGGTCCTACTGGTGATGCAACACATGTGTCCACAAATGTCATGGGTACTCAGGGCTATGCAGCTCCTGAATATGTCGCCACTG GTAGATTGACGGCGAAGAGTGATGTGTACAGCTTCGGCGTGGTACTACTAGAACTAATATCAGGACGACGTGCCATGGACACTTCAAACGGTGGAGTCGAGTATAGTCTTGTGGACTGGGCTAAACCATACCTTGACGATAAGCGTAAGCTTTTTCGCGTAATGGACACAAAACTAGGCGGGCAGTATCCACACAAGGGAGCTTACGCAGCTGCTAGTCTCGCGCTGCAGTGCTTAAACCCCGAGGCAAAGCTCAGGCCTAAAATGTCAGTGGTTTTGTCCACGTTAGAACAGATAGAAGCCGCTGCTAAACCTGGAGCCAAACACACTCAAATGGAAGAATCTCCAAGAGCTCGTCATTCCTCTGCTGTAATGCAGAAATCTCCGGTTAGAAGATATAGTCAAGATCGGCCTCTGCTGAACGTAACTCCTGGTGCATCGCCTTTGCCTTCTTACACTCAATCTCCTCGTGTAAGATGA
- the LOC108806236 gene encoding protein IQ-DOMAIN 28, whose amino-acid sequence MGKTPGKWIKTLLLGKKSPKSNLAVSVKDGFSKLSLDPPPVPPSSQPDTTASTAQNVVVAPSNGDDLEQPMNGVDELKLEQAASKIQAVFRARQARRAIRTLKGIIRLQAVIRGHLVRRQAVATYSCIWGIVKFQALVRGRIARSSSSSLNLIQPQKPHTEVNDSEALQVSTYIWMDNPTKFIIVDKLLASSPTALPLKIQYGPEEPNSSKVWLERWTQMHVWSPPPRPARRTLVPKPKTKKRNYQAVVDSSEKPRSNQGVKKQSGGSTSGKVSNRSAATENEKPKRSVRKASSTLGKDPLRTESDKAKQKSRKSRSASKEEVKEEKPRPSLKRSSLSNTSLKVTTRKSAEKKKDAVQIEPEVKVSDIVEVGEDVESAEKEKDTADSVPVAPEANVLDVLEEGKRDAVESATKEKHTADSTQMKPQVRVSEVLKVKDAVESAEEEKDTADSVQIEPEVKEVSDVLEGGGGDGVVSAEKEKDTTDVVAKELDVEEKEKSPEEDELRTTETNDKGEEDLKCSDVKVSSGNASDNSKPSERRVSLHANDEGSTHSGRKTPSYMAPTASTLRRHSLPSPANGKPGVTTTTTTTTTPRANKLLLASAKGSINGDKSVSSSKTKSDKSNKTEWKR is encoded by the exons ATGGGAAAGACTCCTGGTAAATGGATCAAGACTTTGCTTCTCGGGAAGAAGTCACCAAAGTCTAATCTGGCTGTGTCGGTGAAggatggtttttccaagttatCCCTTGATCCTCCTCCTGTGCCTCCTTCATCACAACCGGATACTACTGCTTCAACTGCTCAAAATGTGGTTGTTGCCCCAAGCAACGGTGATGATCTTGAGCAGCCAATGAATGGCGTGGATGAACTCAAGCTTGAGCAGGCTGCAAGTAAGATTCAGGCCGTTTTCAGAGCTCGTCAG GCACGTAGAGCAATTCGAACACTTAAAGGTATCATCAGGCTGCAAGCAGTTATCCGTGGTCACCTCGTCCGAAGACAAGCTGTTGCTACTTATTCATGTATATGGGGAATTGTCAAGTTTCAGGCCCTTGTTCGTGGCCGCATAGctagatcttcttcttcttcacttaaCCTGATTCAGCCTCAGAAACCACATACG GAAGTGAATGATTCTGAAGCTTTGCAAGTGAGCACGTATATCTGGATGGATAATCCCACAAAATTCATCATTGTTGATAAG CTTCTGGCTTCATCACCAACTGCATTGCCTCTGAAGATTCAATATGGTCCTGAGGAGCCTAACTCATCCAAGGTTTGGCTTGAACGCTGGACACAGATGCATGTTTGGTCTCCTCCTCCACGCCCAGCTAGGAGGACTCTTGTTCCAAAACCTAAGACAAAGAAGCGAAATTATCAAGCAGTGGTGGATTCATCAGAAAAGCCAAGGTCAAATCAAGGTGTCAAGAAACAATCCGGCGGCTCTACTAGTGGAAAGGTCTCTAACCGCTCTGCTGCTACTGAAAATGAGAAACCTAAACGAAGTGTGAGGAAGGCTTCCTCCACGCTTGGTAAAGATCCCCTGAGAACTGAGAGTGACAAGGCGAAGCAAAAGTCAAGAAAAAGTAGAAGTGCCTCAAAGGAGGAGGTTAAAGAAGAGAAGCCTAGGCCTAGTCTTAAAAGATCTTCTCTTTCAAACACGTCGTTGAAAGTCACCACCCGTAAATCTgctgagaagaagaaagatgctgTGCAGATAGAGCCTGAAGTGAAGGTTTCAGATATTGTTGAAGTAGGAGAGGATGTTGAGTCAGCTGAAAAGGAGAAAGATACTGCAGATTCTGTGCCGGTAGCGCCTGAAGCGAATGTTTTAGATGTTCTTGAAGAAGGAAAAAGAGACGCTGTTGAGTCAGCTACAAAGGAGAAACATACTGCAGATTCTACGCAGATGAAGCCTCAAGTGAGGGTTTCAGAAGTTCTTAAAGTAAAAGACGCTGTTGAGTCAgctgaagaagagaaagatacTGCAGATTCTGTGCAGATAGAGCCTGAAGTGAAGGAGGTTTCAGATGTTCttgaaggaggaggaggagacggtGTTGTGTCTGCTGAAAAGGAGAAAGATACCACAGATGTAGTTGCTAAAGAGCTTGATGTCgaagaaaaagagaaatcaCCAGAGGAAGATGAACTCAGAACTACAGAGACCAATGATAAAGGTGAAGAAGACCTCAAATGCTCAGATGTGAAGGTAAGCTCTGGGAATGCTTCTGATAATTCAAAGCCAAGTGAAAGACGAGTGTCACTGCACGCAAATGATGAAGGGAGTACACATAGCGGGAGGAAAACCCCCAGCTACATGGCCCCAACTGCATCTACATTGCGGCGCCATTCCCTGCCTTCTCCAGCCAATGGTAAGCCGGGtgttactactactactactactactactactccaAGGGCTAACAAGCTTCTCCTAGCCTCGGCAAAAGGATCTATCAATGGCGACAAATCTGTTTCTTCTTCGAAGACCAAAAGTG atAAGTCAAACAAAACAGAGTGGAAACGGTGA
- the LOC108813889 gene encoding probable LRR receptor-like serine/threonine-protein kinase At1g14390, which translates to MKNSSKSHIYSLTFLLFLLLTSLSESQLTSSESRTLLEIQKHLQYPPVLRSWSSNFTNFCYLPSSPSFKILCFNGHVTELTVTGNRTAKLSKTFSSDTLFTVLTKLSNLKTLSLVSLGISGPLPPKITRLSSSLQSLNLTSNFISGKIPNEISSLKSLRSLVLANNQFNGSVPDLRGLSDLQELNLDGNKLGPDVVTSLASNLITVSLKNNSFGSKLPEQQIKKLNKLQSLDLSSNKFVGSIPRFLFSLPSLQNLTLAQNLFSGSLPNSSLCSSSKLRVLDVSRNLLTGKLPSCLSSKTFRNQTVVYTFNCLSVKGSPSAKYQRPVSFCENEARQAVSAVKSDTKDHEKKEEDKGIELGLVIGIIIGVVLVSAVLAGLVMFRMRKSRSKEVPLEASNVDKVSVCSTATRSTTSKTVPDPRRVPQTMRSAVIGLSPYRVFSLEDLEEATNNFDAASLCGEQLYKGCLREGIAVTVRCIKLKQKSSTSTQNLAQQMEVLSKLRHMHLASVLGHCIGTYQDHHPYAGSTIFIVQEYISNGSLRDYLTDWRKKEVLKWPQRMSIAIGVARGIQFLHTGVAPGIFGNNLDIENVLLDETLTVKLSGYTIPLPSKVGAESTSSEDGEKEDVYQFGVILFQIITGKVMAAASSELGSLKLQLENGLRDEPSVLRSLADPSVRGTYAYESLRTTVEFAINCLCEDQRKRPSIEDVVWNLQYTIQVQQGWTSSGNLGVGDT; encoded by the exons ATGAAGAATTCCTCCAAAAGTCACATCTATTCACTCACtttccttctctttcttcttctaacATCACTCTCGGAATCACAGCTAACCTCAAGTGAATCAAGAACTCTACTAGAAATCCAGAAGCATCTACAGTATCCACCAGTTCTACGATCATGGAGCAGCAACTTCACCAACTTCTGCTACCTCCCATCTTCTCCTTCCTTCAAAATCCTCTGTTTCAACGGCCACGTAACCGAACTAACCGTCACCGGGAACAGAACCGCTAAACTCTCAAAAACATTCTCCAGCGACACGCTCTTCACTGTTCTCACAAAACTCTCAAACTTAAAGACCTTGTCTCTTGTCTCCCTCGGCATCTCTGGCCCTCTCCCTCCGAAGATCACCaggctttcttcttctctccagTCTCTTAATCTCACTTCCAACTTCATCTCAGGGAAAATCCCCAACGAGATCTCGTCGCTGAAGAGCCTGAGAAGTCTTGTTCTGGCCAACAATCAGTTCAACGGAAGTGTTCCTGATCTCAGAGGATTGTCTGATCTCCAAGAGCTGAATCTAGACGGTAACAAACTCGGCCCTGACGTCGTTACTTCGCTCGCAAGTAACCTAATCACTGTTTCATTGAAGAACAACTCCTTTGGTTCCAAGCTCCCAGAACAGCAGATCAAGAAGCTGAACAAGCTTCAAAGCCTGGATCTTTCCTCCAACAAGTTCGTTGGGTCAATCCCAAGATTCCTCTTCTCGCTTCCTTCCCTTCAGAATCTAACTTTGGCACAGAACCTGTTCAGTGGATCGCTTCCGAATTCATCTCTATGCAGCAGCTCCAAGCTTAGAGTTTTAGATGTTTCCAGGAATCTTCTAACCGGGAAGCTTCCATCTTGCTTGTCTTCCAAGACTTTCCGTAATCAGACAGTGGTCTACACATTCAACTGCTTGTCTGTAAAAGGTTCTCCTTCTGCAAAGTATCAGCGTCCGGTTTCCTTCTGTGAAAACGAAGCAAGGCAAGCGGTTTCTGCAGTGAAGTCTGACACTAAGGATCacgaaaagaaagaagaagataaaggaATAGAACTTGGATTAGTGATTGGCATTATCATAGGTGTGGTCCTCGTTTCAGCGGTTTTGGCTGGTTTAGTTATGTTTAGGATGAGAAAGTCAAGATCAAAAGAAGTACCTTTAGAAGCAAGCAACGTCGACAAGGTCTCTGTTTGTAGCACAGCCACAAGGTCCACTACTTCAAAGACAGTACCAGATCCAA GACGTGTACCACAAACCATGAGATCTGCTGTGATTGGACTATCACCGTACCGTGTTTTCTCTTTGGAGGACCTGGAAGAAGCCACCAACAACTTTGATGCAGCAAGTCTCTGTGGAGAGCAG CTGTACAAAGGTTGTCTTAGAGAAGGAATAGCAGTGACAGTGAGGTGTATTAAGCTGAAACAGAAGAGTTCAACATCAACACAGAACTTGGCTCAACAAATGGAAGTTTTATCAAAGCTAAGGCACATGCATCTGGCCAGTGTTCTTGGACACTGCATTGGTACTTACCAAGACCATCATCCATATGCAGGGAGCACCATTTTCATAGTCCAAGAGTACATCTCTAACGGGTCTTTGAGGGACTACCTCACTG ATTGGAGAAAGAAAGAGGTGTTGAAATGGCCTCAGAGAATGTCAATAGCGATTGGAGTAGCTAGAGGGATACAGTTTTTGCACACAGGAGTAGCACCAGGAATCTTTGGGAACAATTTGGATATAGAGAATGTCCTGCTTGATGAAACACTCACTGTTAAACTCAGTGGCTATACTATTCCTTTACCATCCAAG GTTGGAGCAGAAAGCACTAGTAGTGAAGATGGAGAGAAGGAAGATGTGTACCAGTTCGGAGTGATCCTATTTCAGATCATCACGGGTAAAGTAATGGCGGCTGCATCCTCAGAGTTGGGAAGCTTGAAGCTTCAGCTGGAGAATGGTTTGAGAGACGAACCGTCTGTGTTGCGTAGCTTAGCAGATCCGAGCGTGAGAGGAACATATGCGTATGAGTCGCTGAGAACCACAGTCGAGTTTGCCATTAACTGTCTTTGTGAAGATCAGAGGAAGCGGCCATCGATAGAGGATGTTGTGTGGAACCTGCAGTACACAATTCAGGTGCAGCAAGGATGGACAAGCAGTGGGAACCTTGGGGTTGGTGATACATAG
- the LOC108813905 gene encoding ubiquitin-conjugating enzyme E2 1 has protein sequence MSTPARKRLMRDFKRLQQDPPAGISGAPQDNNIMLWNAVIFGPDDTPWDGGTFKLSLQFSEDYPNKPPTVRFVSRMFHPNIYADGSICLDILQNQWSPIYDVAAILTSIQSLLCDPNPNSPANSEAARMYSENKREYNRKVRDVVEQSWTAD, from the exons ATGTCGACTCCAGCAAGGAAGAGGTTGATGAGGGATTTCAAGAGGTTGCAGCAAGACCCACCTGCTGGAATCAGCGGTGCTCCCCAGGACAACAATATCATGCTCTGGAATGCTGTCATATTCGG GCCTGATGACACCCCGTGGGATGGAG GTACTTTCAAACTCTCACTGCAGTTCTCTGAGGATTATCCGAATAAACCACCAACAGTTCGCTTTGTGTCTCGGATGTTCCATCCGAATA TTTATGCAGATGGGAGTATTTGCTTGGACATTCTACAAAACCAGTGGAGTCCAATATATGATGTTGCTGCTATACTTACCTCCATCCAG TCATTGCTCTGTGACCCTAATCCGAATTCTCCTGCAAATTCCGAAGCCGCTCGGATGTACAGCGAAAACAAGCGTGAGTACAACAGAAAAGTGCGTGATGTTGTCGAGCAAAGCTGGACTGCTGACTAA
- the LOC108855518 gene encoding probable pectate lyase 3 encodes MAAKFLNIGGYIVVFFLSSLATLAPQARANIADFDDYWMQRQSDALKQTLASFNPNPLNVTNHFNYHVALALETTESINGTRRSLLQARRGRKMQNRGKCVAHNPIDKCWRCDRDWEKNRKKLAVCALGFGRRTSGGKDGPIYVVTDASDDDLINPKPGTLRHAVTRDGPLWIIFARNMVLNLKQELMVTSDKTIDGRGARVYIMGGAGLTLQFVNNVIIHNIYIKHIVPGIGGLIRDSEQHIGLRTRSDGDGINLFGATNVWIDHVSMARCSDGMIDAIFGSTAITVSNSHFTDHQEVMLFGANNKHVIDKKMQITVAFNHFGKRLEQRMPRVRFGTIHVVNNDYTHWEMYAIGGNMNPTIISHGNRFIAPPNERAKQITKREYTHYADWKLWNWQSEGDYFLNGAYFVQSGKPNAWSPKPKNPIPNKFAIRPKPGTMVRELAMDAGVLGCKRGQAC; translated from the exons ATGGCAGCAAAGTTTTTGAATATCGGCGGCTACATTGTCGTCTTCTTCTTGTCATCATTAGCGACATTAGCCCCACAGGCTCGAGCCAATATTGCCGACTTCGACGACTACTGGATGCAGCGTCAAAGCGATGCTTTGAAACAAACTTTGGCCTCTTTTAATCCGAATCCACTTAACGTCACCAACCACTTTAACTACCATGTCGCTTt AGCATTAGAGACCACGGAATCAATCAACGGCACAAGAAGATCGCTTTTACAGGCGAGACGTGGTCGTAAAATGCAAAACAGAGGAAAATGCGTAGCTCATAACCCGATAGACAAATGCTGGAGATGCGACCGTGACTGGGAGAAAAACCGTAAGAAACTAGCGGTTTGTGCCCTCGGATTCGGCAGGAGAACCAGCGGAGGAAAAGACGGACCGATCTACGTGGTCACCGACGCGTCAGACGACGATCTTATCAACCCCAAGCCAGGAACGTTAAGACACGCGGTGACACGAGACGGACCGCTTTGGATCATCTTCGCAAGAAACATGGTCTTGAACCTGAAACAAGAACTGATGGTGACGAGCGATAAAACGATCGATGGACGTGGAGCTAGGGTTTACATCATGGGAGGTGCTGGATTAACGCTGCAGTTTGTGAACAATGTGATCATACACAATATCTATATCAAGCACATTGTTCCGGGCATCGGTGGTTTGATCAGAGACTCTGAGCAACATATAGGGCTAAGGACAAGAAGTGATGGTGATGGAATCAATTTGTTTGGAGCAACGAATGTTTGGATCGATCATGTCTCGATGGCGAGATGTTCTGATGGTATGATTGATGCGATTTTTGGCTCCACTGCAATCACTGTCTCCAACAGCCACTTCACTGATCACCAagag GTGATGCTTTTTGGGGCCAATAACAAACACGTGATCGACAAGAAGATGCAGATAACAGTTGCATTCAACCACTTTGGTAAGAGACTGGAACAGAGAATGCCTAGGGTCAGATTCGGAACGATCCATGTGGTGAACAATGACTACACACATTGGGAAATGTATGCAATAGGTGGAAACATGAACCCTACAATCATTAGCCATGGCAACCGTTTCATTGCTCCTCCTAACGAACGAGCCAAACAGATCACAAAGAGAGAGTACACGCATTACGCGGATTGGAAGCTTTGGAATTGGCAATCAGAAGGAGATTACTTCTTGAACGGAGCTTACTTTGTGCAATCAGGAAAACCTAATGCGTGGAGCCCTAAACCGAAAAACCCTATCCCAAACAAGTTTGCGATCCGACCTAAACCGGGAACGATGGTCCGTGAACTCGCCATGGACGCAGGAGTACTGGGATGCAAACGGGGTCAAGCCTGCTGA
- the LOC108862950 gene encoding aldehyde oxidase GLOX — protein sequence MKEERFKKNLYAVILSLFFFFICSTSDLLLPRSPLAILTGGRWDLLQPSIGISAMHMQLLHNNKVVIFDRTDYGHSNLSLPSQTCRNATVFDCSAHSLLYDVASNTFRPLTLQSDTWCSSGSLNASGSLIQTGGYGVGERAVRIFTPCESVSCDWVENRAYLSSRRWYSTNQILPDGRIIVVGGRRAFTYEFYPKNPGKSVFYLRFLAETRDPNEENNLYPFLHLLPDGNLFIFANRRSILFDFVNHRIVKEFPEIPGGDKRNYPSTGSSVLLPLFLTGENNRSKVSAEVLVCGGAPPGAFLKSARTIPKIFVGASRTCGRLRVTDPNPKWVMEQMPSPRVMPDMLLLPNGDVLIINGAANGTAGWEDATNAALNPILYLPNEPDPTRRFEILAPTRIPRMYHSASLLLSDGRVLIGGSNPHRSYNFTARPYPTELSLEAYLPRYLDPQYARVRPSVLTVELAGDMVYGKLFSVTFVIPAFGMFDGGVSVRLVAPPFSTHSTAMNQRMLVLRVRRVGQLSAFAYKADVDGPTNSYVAPPGYYMMFVVHRGIPSEAVWVKL from the coding sequence ATGAAAGAAGAAAGATTCAAGAAGAACCTATACGCAGTCATcttgtctctcttcttcttcttcatctgttcCACGTCGGATTTGTTACTCCCACGTTCGCCGTTAGCGATTCTCACCGGCGGGAGGTGGGATCTCCTGCAGCCGAGTATAGGCATCTCTGCCATGCACATGCAACTCCTCCACAACAACAAAGTCGTCATCTTTGACCGTACGGACTACGGCCATTCGAACCTCTCCCTCCCTTCTCAAACATGCCGAAACGCCACCGTTTTCGACTGCTCCGCTCATTCTCTCCTATACGACGTCGCTTCGAACACATTTCGTCCACTCACCCTCCAATCCGACACGTGGTGCTCCTCCGGCTCCTTGAACGCCTCGGGCTCCTTGATCCAAACCGGCGGTTACGGCGTCGGCGAACGAGCGGTACGGATATTCACTCCTTGCGAAAGCGTTTCTTGCGATTGGGTTGAGAACAGAGCGTATCTCTCCTCTCGCCGGTGGTATTCCACCAATCAGATTCTCCCCGACGGCCGGATCATCGTCGTCGGCGGAAGAAGAGCCTTCACCTACGAGTTTTACCCCAAGAATCCCGGAAAGTCTGTTTTCTACCTCAGATTCTTGGCGGAGACGAGAGATCCTAACGAGGAGAACAATCTCTACccgtttcttcatcttctccccGACGGAAACCTCTTCATCTTCGCCAACCGGAGATCGATCCTGTTCGACTTCGTAAACCACCGAATCGTCAAGGAGTTTCCGGAGATTCCCGGCGGCGACAAACGGAACTACCCCAGCACCGGCTCCTCCGTGCTCCTCCCTCTCTTTCTCACCGGAGAAAATAACCGATCGAAGGTATCGGCGGAAGTTCTGGTCTGCGGCGGTGCTCCTCCCGGAGCGTTTCTAAAGTCGGCGAGGACGATCCCTAAAATCTTCGTCGGGGCGTCTCGCACGTGCGGGAGGCTGAGAGTGACCGACCCGAATCCGAAATGGGTCATGGAGCAGATGCCGTCGCCACGTGTCATGCCTGATATGCTGTTGTTACCGAACGGTGACGTTTTGATCATTAACGGCGCGGCGAACGGAACCGCTGGTTGGGAAGACGCTACGAACGCTGCTCTCAACCCGATTCTATACTTGCCTAacgaacccgacccgacccggagATTTGAAATTCTCGCGCCAACTCGAATCCCTAGAATGTACCATTCCGCGTCTCTCCTCCTCTCCGACGGCAGAGTCTTGATCGGAGGAAGCAATCCTCACCGGAGTTACAATTTCACGGCGAGGCCGTATCCGACGGAGCTCAGTCTCGAGGCCTATCTCCCGCGTTACCTCGATCCGCAGTACGCGCGGGTGAGGCCGTCCGTTCTCACGGTGGAGCTCGCCGGCGATATGGTTTACGGGAAGCTGTTTTCGGTTACTTTCGTGATTCCGGCGTTTGGAATGTTCGACGGAGGAGTGTCGGTGCGGCTCGTAGCTCCGCCGTTCAGCACGCACTCGACGGCGATGAACCAGAGGATGCTGGTCTTGCGCGTGAGGCGCGTCGGTCAGTTATCTGCTTTCGCGTACAAAGCTGACGTGGATGGACCAACTAACTCCTACGTGGCGCCGCCTGGGTATTACATGATGTTCGTGGTTCACCGTGGAATTCCGAGTGAGGCTGTTTGGGTTAAACTTTAA
- the LOC108807720 gene encoding zinc-finger homeodomain protein 4, whose translation MNIASQEDHDMPIPLNTTYVGGGGHGHMIHHPHDHHAADSAPPTHKNITTTQPPQRPLHANGHGNNNDDDHQDPYHVGYHAIIKKPMIKYKECLKNHAAAMGGNATDGCGEFMPSGEVGSIEALTCSVCNCHRNFHRKEVEGETPATAISSYHQPPPPRKLMVNHHNIRSAMPHQMIMPIGVSNYRYMHNLESDDFMEQEGVTPASRPPPYNQKKRFRTKFTPEQKEKMLSFAERVGWKIQRQEDSVVQRFCEEIGVKRRVLKVWMHNNKLHFSNKNTSNNINLDNDKINNVNNVDLSGNNDMI comes from the coding sequence ATGAATATTGCAAGTCAAGAAGATCATGATATGCCTATCCCATTAAACACTACATatgttggtggtggtggtcatGGTCATATGATCCATCATCCTCATGATCATCATGCTGCTGATTCTGCTCCTCCAACTCACAAAAACATTACTACTACTCAACCACCGCAAAGGCCGTTACATGCGAATGGTCATGGCAACAataatgatgatgatcatcAAGATCCATACCATGTTGGTTACCACGCAATCATCAAGAAACCTATGATAAAGTACAAGGAGTGTCTCAAGAACCATGCAGCAGCAATGGGAGGCAATGCTACTGATGGGTGTGGAGAGTTTATGCCAAGTGGTGAAGTTGGCTCCATTGAAGCTCTCACTTGCTCAGTTTGCAATTGCCACAGAAATTTCCATAGAAAAGAAGTTGAAGGTGAAACCCCGGCCACCGCCATTTCCTCTTACCACCAACCGCCTCCACCGCGAAAACTCATGGTCAACCACCACAATATCAGATCAGCCATGCCTCACCAAATGATCATGCCGATAGGAGTTTCTAACTATCGGTACATGCATAACTTGGAATCCGATGACTTCATGGAACAAGAAGGCGTAACCCCCGCATCTAGACCACCACCTTACAACCAGAAGAAGAGGTTTAGGACGAAGTTCACACCAGAACAGAAAGAGAAGATGCTGAGTTTTGCTGAGAGGGTTGGGTGGAAGATACAAAGGCAAGAAGATAGCGTTGTTCAGAGATTTTGTGAAGAGATTGGAGTGAAGAGAAGAGTCCTTAAGGTTTGGATGCACAACAACAAGCTCCATTTCTCCAATAAGAACACTAGCAACAACATTAACCTCGACAACGATAAGATCAACAACGTTAACAATGTTGATCTATCCGGTAATAACGACATGATTTAG
- the LOC108807744 gene encoding NADH dehydrogenase [ubiquinone] 1 beta subcomplex subunit 3-B translates to MAKPLGTTGEFFRRRDEWRKHPMLSNQMRHALPGLGIGVAAFCVYLVGEQIYSKAVAPSKSSSHHNQKQPAPSH, encoded by the coding sequence ATGGCGAAGCCTTTAGGTACTACCGGCGAGTTTTTCCGGCGAAGAGACGAATGGAGGAAGCACCCGATGCTTTCGAATCAAATGAGGCACGCTCTTCCCGGGCTCGGCATCGGCGTCGCTGCCTTCTGCGTGTACCTCGTGGGTGAGCAGATCTACAGCAAAGCCGTGGCTCCTTCCAAATCATCGTCTCACCATAATCAAAAGCAGCCTGCTCCTTCTCACTGA
- the LOC130510871 gene encoding uncharacterized protein LOC130510871 — translation MDVFEAEFGAVTVTGAEGWCAQQGETSLDSRADAEKDDESDSVDTDMPPPREGTSSAGCSKSKRKRKEVDQEPYVVRNAILAEKNKIAEKMVEIMAEDRVLLQQDRKFRIDSVLEILYKLPGVIMWSPFHIGALNHLKANEGNRMAFMSFPSDDDKISYLENMIGVKMYEGL, via the coding sequence ATGGATGTATTTGAAGCAGAGTTTGGTGCTGTTACTGTAACTGGAGCAGAGGGGTGGTGTGCTCAGCAAGGAGAAACTAGCTTAGATTCTAGAGCAGATGCAGAGAAGGATGATGAGTCTGATTCAGTTGACACTGATATGCCACCACCAAGAGAAGGAACCAGTAGTGCTGGATGTTCAAAGTCAAAAAGAAAGCGTAAGGAAGTTGATCAAGAGCCTTATGTTGTACGGAATGCAATTCTGgctgaaaaaaataagatagcTGAGAAGATGGTGGAGATAATGGCAGAGGATCGTGTGTTGTTGCAGCAGGATCGCAAATTCCGTATAGACTCAGTGTTGGAGATACTTTATAAGCTGCCTGGAGTAATAATGTGGTCACCATTTCACATTGGTGCACTTAACCATCTCAAAGCTAATGAAGGAAACAGAATGGCTTTTATGTCTTTCCCTAGTGATGATGATAAGATTAGCTATCTTGAGAATATGATTGGAGTTAAGATGTATGAAGGATTGTAG